In the genome of Drosophila subpulchrella strain 33 F10 #4 breed RU33 chromosome 2L, RU_Dsub_v1.1 Primary Assembly, whole genome shotgun sequence, one region contains:
- the LOC119546755 gene encoding uncharacterized protein LOC119546755: MCQRRFFSSKYTSFHKNHIKLFAVYMKTANLMQNFNVLKRSL, from the coding sequence ATGTGCCAGCGGCGGTTCTTCAGCAGCAAGTACACCAGTTTCCACAAGAACCACATCAAGTTGTTTGCCGTTTACATGAAAACGGCGAATCTGATGCAAAACTTCAATGTGCTGAAGCGTTCGCTGTAA
- the LOC119548235 gene encoding malectin-B, producing MANLQSERQATTTTTADMCNVACKKGIFRDYLRASGQRTWMPLLLVLILIGSSTAAEPLKVIYAVNAGGDEHTDLNGVQYDADPLKGVGIASDYGKHLLMIGRVQEHDEVLYRTERYHTTTFGYDLPSDGDGDYALIMKFCEVYFDAPQKKVFDVLLNRKHTVVRQLDIYNQVGRGSAHDEIVYFKINNGRLNYEGEVSDVRNGRLRLDFIKGALDNPKINAFALLKGDVSQLPRLHGTEASERIKPEGKPIAEQKTGNQVEKVVRNQREDVDEDDEDLDDEEFEEELPEQQNDQLSTDQPSQQSADSKRSYSGPRQPNPYSMDDSSILLPVFIAIGAFIPLLFCLCKL from the coding sequence ATGGCAAATTTGCAAAGTGAACGACAggccacaacaacaacaactgctGACATGTGCAACGTAGCATGTAAAAAGGGGATTTTCCGGGACTACTTGCGGGCAAGTGGTCAAAGGACTTGGATGCCCCTGCTCCTGGTCCTTATCCTCATCGGGAGCTCGACTGCGGCAGAACCCCTTAAAGTTATATACGCTGTGAACGCTGGCGGAGATGAGCATACCGACCTTAATGGCGTCCAATACGATGCGGATCCGCTTAAAGGCGTTGGTATCGCCTCGGACTACGGCAAACACCTGCTGATGATCGGCCGGGTTCAGGAACATGACGAGGTGCTCTACAGAACCGAACGCTATCACACCACCACCTTTGGCTACGACTTACCCAGCGATGGTGATGGAGATTACGCCCTGATAATGAAATTCTGCGAAGTCTACTTCGATGCGCCACAGAAAAAGGTCTTCGATGTGCTGCTCAACCGAAAGCACACGGTTGTCCGTCAGCTGGACATCTACAACCAGGTGGGCAGGGGCTCGGCCCACGACGAGATCGTGTACTTCAAGATCAACAATGGTCGATTAAACTACGAGGGCGAGGTGTCCGATGTGCGGAATGGCCGTCTGCGATTGGACTTCATTAAGGGGGCTCTGGATAATCCCAAAATCAATGCCTTTGCCTTGCTCAAAGGAGATGTCTCCCAGTTGCCGCGACTGCATGGAACTGAGGCGAGTGAAAGGATCAAGCCGGAGGGCAAGCCGATTGCGGAACAGAAGACAGGAAATCAGGTGGAGAAGGTAGTGCGCAACCAGCGTGAGGATGTAGATGAGGATGATGAGGATCTGGACGACGAGGAGTTCGAAGAGGAGCTTCCCGAGCAGCAAAACGACCAGCTGAGCACTGATCAGCCATCCCAACAATCGGCGGATTCCAAGCGATCTTATAGCGGCCCCCGTCAACCGAATCCTTACTCGATGGACGACTCTTCGATCCTACTGCCGGTATTCATTGCCATCGGGGCCTTTATACCGCTGCTGTTCTGCCTCTGCAAGCTGTGA